The Triticum aestivum cultivar Chinese Spring chromosome 3A, IWGSC CS RefSeq v2.1, whole genome shotgun sequence genome includes a region encoding these proteins:
- the LOC123057810 gene encoding uncharacterized protein, translating to MPADAGRVSVSSTMLPAAVMRSGVSADGVPVFFPASRAQCWPAYAGATRHMADLEVETPRPGLLSTITSKAKPVELMTTAMHKDWPSPQKFIGHDDQQGEQGGAHHHRLAQGNVKPAKD from the exons ATGCCCGCCGACGCGGGCCGCGTCTCCGTGTCCTCGACCATGCTGCCAGCGGCAGTGATGCGGTCTGGCGTCAGCGCCGACGGAGTTCCCGTCTTCTTCCCTGCATCGCGAGCACAGTGCTGGCCTGCCTACGCCGGGGCTACTCGCCACATGGCCGACCTGGAGGTGGAGACGCCACGACCAG GTTTATTGAGCACGATTACCAGCAAGGCGAAGCCGGTGGAGCTCATGACCACCGCCATGCACAAGGACTGGCCAAGCCCACAAAA GTTTATTGGGCATGATGACCAGCAAGGTGAACAAGGTGGCGCGCACCACCACCGCCTCGCGCAAGGAAACGTCAAGCCTGCAAAG GATTAA